Proteins from one Sabethes cyaneus chromosome 2, idSabCyanKW18_F2, whole genome shotgun sequence genomic window:
- the LOC128733466 gene encoding integrin alpha-PS3-like, with the protein MTKQSIVSVILASVVLQLVIDGYGFNLSPLPNYVFREPQLQSFMEKVRSSLFGFALTLRPGGVVVGAPRAQSNLPSQRKINETGALYKCLYASGECSPFYVDRNGNTNEEKETFAYSSEKKDYQMLGASMDGHGSDGDRFVVCAPKIVTEVQDYYLLHGICYDTDGTENSQPKTVRPIFPLRIKDKQLFKHAGATHYNYMYGEQGLSVHVAEHSEEILIGSPGVFNWRGTVIRYRRYVGDNITISRRSETSRGRDNERSKRQIISYISDVPSPYYTQLDDDSYFGYAVSSGFFQDPSKLLYVASAPRMKLQTGEVYIFDIVDADAFRETQIKILYTFPGRQQGEYFGYALLTEDFNGDGLPDLAVSAPMNSKDFDYENGAVYIFLNEGNLNFEHQTTLSSSYELSGRFGTSLAKIGDINMDGFNDIAIGAPFEDNGAVYIFLGSSNGLQITPSQKLVPPENGLMDPSAQPMFGHAISRGVDIDANGYPDLAIGSPNSETVYVYRTYPVVSVTSSVSSSKRELSPEDTAFQLTVCWSYQSATAIQHDIGFNYLLKVDAQNGRAQLSDGNSFLNGTGKINNDDFCQEFDVRVKPSFADIYKPIYVDFSYNLLSRIPTNSEFCESCVLMDPKLGSSVREKISYKTGCAGETCIAELKLDAAWVDLTSPYIIGSTRTATLQYEVLNSGENAFLPQLNVTLPSQLSLAKLPPQCKLTNLNDGLNVLCDLNNGLPMRTGSATKMLLVLDMTKLEGKSFSFIAEVFSTSEETNREDNTLETTVALQEFSEIEVIGKASTTEVTLETQSGKINITYQVQVVNNGPSSLRDLTFALKVPLVYHKPSSADVLKLIKFNDIQISGYYNYKHLDFTWTQNNVILIPNVKEFSTSPPEVDNYYKAGLDFGILSGESSQDPMGDNQNSLSRRRRSSNGAAFTDLQFNRYTNQLTQQSRSRRSISTVNPVILAGLPANRTLAFHCESEAMIECAEVSVQIANFKPGNIPIVINLLFQLDLDQVEQSFLEREDIFALQILSELQTFEDGDGLGFSVAKNNPFTVVYRYATASTPIWVYIVSVIGGLLLLVLISYGLYKAGFFKRAKKEEIEKLHRESVRMNQPETDDEH; encoded by the exons ATGACGAAACAATCAATAGTGTCTGTGATATTAGCGTCTGTAGTGCTCCAGTTAGTGATAGACGGTTACGGATTCAATCTATCGCCACTGCCTAATTATGTGTTCAGAGAGCCGCAGCTGCAGTCCTTCATGGAAAAGGTGCGTTCGTCGCTATTCGGATTTGCGCTCACGTTGAGGCCCGGAGG TGTTGTCGTGGGTGCCCCCCGAGCACAATCGAACCTCCCGTCGCAGCGTAAAATTAACGAAACTGGAGCATTGTACAAATGCCTGTACGCCAGCGGCGAATGCAGCCCGTTCTATGTCGATCGCAATGGAAACACCAACGAGGAAAAAGAAACGTTTGCTTACAGTTCGGAGAAAAAGGACTACCAAATGCTCGGGGCAAGCATGGACGGACACGGTTCCGACGGGGATCGGTTCGTCGTTTGTGCACCGAAAATAGTAACCGAGGTTCAGGACTACTATCTGTTGCACGGAATCTGCTACGACACGGATGGAACCGAGAACAGTCAGCCCAAAACGGTGCGTCCGATTTTTCCACTCAGGATAAAGG ataaacaacttttcaAGCACGCCGGTGCTACGCACTACAACTATATGTATGGCGAGCAAGGTCTCAGCGTACACGTGGCCGAACACAGCGAAGAGATTCTGATCGGGTCGCCAGGTGTTTTCAATTGGCGAGGCACAGTCATTCGATATCGACGCTATGTGGGTGATAACATCACCATCAGCCGGCGTTCGGAGACTTCTCGGGGCCGTGATAACGAACGATCGAAACGGCAGATTATAAGCTACATCAGTGACGTTCCGAGTCCCTACTACACCCAACTGGACGATGATTCGTACTTTGGCTATGCAGTTAGCTCCGGGTTTTTCCAGGATCCTAGTAAGCTGCTGTACGTTGCTAGTGCTCCTCGGATGAAGCTGCAGACGGGTGAAGTGTACATTTTTGACATCGTTGATGCAGATGCTTTTCGTGAAACGCAAATCAAAATCCTGTACACCTTCCCGGGCCGACAGCAGGGAGAGTACTTTGGTTATGCACTGCTTACGGAAGATTTTAACGGTGATGGACTACCGGATTTGGCTGTTTCGGCTCCGATGAACAGTAAAGATTTTGATTATGAAAATGGTGCTGTGTACATCTTTCTCAACGAGGGTAATCTTAACTTTGAACATCAAACGACGTTATCCAGTAGTTACGAGCTAAGCGGGCGATTCGGAACAAGCTTGGCGAAAATTGGGGATATCAACATGGATGGGTTTAACG ATATCGCTATCGGAGCACCTTTTGAGGACAATGGTGCTGTTTACATTTTCCTAGGATCATCGAATGGATTGCAAATAACTCCGTCACAAAAGCTAGTTCCACCGGAGAACGGCCTTATGGATCCATCGGCTCAGCCGATGTTTGGGCACGCGATTTCCCGTGGAGTCGACATCGATGCCAATGGCTATCCAGATCTGGCGATTGGATCGCCGAATTCCGAAACAGTGTACGTTTACCGGACCTACCCGGTGGTATCGGTTACCAGCAGCGTGAGCTCTTCGAAACGGGAACTCTCGCCGGAGGACACCGCTTTCCAACTGACCGTGTGCTGGAGCTACCAATCGGCGACCGCCATTCAGCATGATATTGGGTTTAACTACTTACTGAAGGTGGACGCACAGAATGGACGAGCTCAGCTAAGCGACGGCAACAGCTTCCTGAATGGGACGGGAAAAATTAACAACGATGACTTTTGTCAGGAATTTGACGTTCGAGTGAAACCATCGTTTGCTGACATCTACAAACCCATCTATGTTGACTTCAGCTATAACCTTTTGAGTCGTATTCCGACAAACAGTGAATTCTGCGAAAGTTGCGTTTTAATGGATCCAAAGTTGGGTAGTAGTGTAAGGGAAAAAATTTCCTACAAGACAGGATGCGCGGGAGAGACTTGCATTGCCGAGTTGAAACTGGATGCTGCTTGGGTGGATCTCAC TTCACCGTATATTATCGGCAGCACTCGAACCGCAACGCTTCAGTACGAAGTACTTAACTCAGGAGAAAATGCCTTTCTACCCCAACTAAATGTAACCCTACCGTCTCAGCTGTCACTAGCCAAACTTCCTCCGCAGTGTAAACTAACAAATCTGAACGACGGACTGAACGTTTTGTGCGATCTAAACAACGGTTTACCGATGCGAACTGGATcggcaacaaaaatgttactcgtTTTGGACATGACAAAGCTTGAAGGAAAATCTTTCTCATTCATTGCAGAAGTGTTCAGTACCAGCGAAGAGACAAACCGTGAAGATAACACACTAGAAACTACGGTAGCCCTTCAGGAGTTCAGTGAAATCGAAGTTATTGGCAAAGCGTCAACTACTGAAGTGACGCTAGAAACCCAAAGCGGTAAGATCAACATTACCTACCAGGTTCAGGTTGTAAACAACGGGCCGAGTAGCCTGCGTGACTTAACCTTTGCTTTGAAAGTACCGCTGGTTTACCATAAACCAAGTTCCGCAGATGTTTTGAAACTTATCAAATTTAACGACATCCAAATCAGTGGATATTACAACTACAAACACCTGGACTTTACCTGGACTCAAAACAACGTGATTCTGATCCCGAACGTTAAAGAGTTTTCTACTTCACCGCCAGAAGTCGATAACTATTACAAAGCTGGTCTTGACTTTGGCATTCTATCCGGAGAATCCAGCCAAGACCCAATGGGCGATAATCAAAATTCGTTAAGCCGTCGAAGAAGATCATCGAACGGTGCTGCATTTACCGACCTTCAATTTAATCGCTACACCAACCAGCTGACTCAGCAGTCACGATCGCGCCGTAGCATTTCGACCGTAAATCCAGTCATTCTAGCCGGACTTCCCGCTAACCGAACCTTAGCCTTTCACTGCGAGTCGGAGGCAATGATCGAGTGCGCAGAAGTGAGCGTCCAGATTGCCAACTTTAAACCGGGAAATATTCCAATCGTAATTAACCTCCTCTTCCAGTTGGATCTGGATCAAGTGGAGCAGAGTTTTCTAGAGCGCGAAGATATTTTCGCACTCCAAATTCTTTCCGAATTGCAAACATTTGAAGATGGCGACGGTCTAGGATTTAGTGTAGCGAAAAACAATCCCTTCACGGTGGTGTACAGGTATGCGACCGCCAGTACTCCGATCTGGGTCTACATCGTATCAGTTATCGGAGGATTGCTGCTTCTGGTACTGATTTCCTACGGACTTTATAAGGCCGGATTTTTCAAGCGAGCAAAGAAGGAGGAGATCGAGAAATTACATCGAGAG AGTGTTAGGATGAATCAACCGGAAACCGATGATGAACACTAA